GTAGAAATTGGTATCCCTGATGTTGAAGGTCGTTTGGATATATTAAGTAAACAATTCAGCAAAATGTCTCCTAAACGTCACAATCTTTCAgatgaagatattaaagTTATTGCTGCTAAGACTCACGGTTACGTTGGTGCAGATTTGACGGCATTGTGTAGAGAATCTGTAATGAAAACTATCCAAAGAGGTCTGAAGACTGCTTCTGATATGTCTAGCGATTCGTTAAAGATAACAGTCAATGATGTTGAAGATGCCATGCTTGAAATTAGACCAAGTGCAATGAGGGAAATCTTTTTGGAGATGCCTAAAGTATACTGGTCAGACATCGGTGGTcaagaagaattaaaaagaaaaatgaagGAAATGATTCAATTGCCATTAGAAGCTGCCGACACCTTTGATAGATTAGGAGTATCTGCACCAAAGGGTGTCTTGCTGTATGGTCCACCAGGTTGTTCAAAAACGTTGACAGCCAAAGCTTTGGCAACAGAGTCTGGTATAAACTTTTTAGCGGTCAAAGGAccagaaatatttaataaatacgTTGGTGAATCTGAACGTGCCATTAGAGAAATATTTAGGAAAGCTAGGTCTGCATCACCAAgtataattttctttgatgAGATCGATGCCCTTTCTCCTGATAGAGATGGTGGATCTTCCTCTTCGGCAGCCAGTCATGTATTGACATCATTActtaatgaaattgatgGTGTAGAAGATCTGAAAGGTGTAGTGATTGTTGCTGCGACGAATAGACCCGATGAGATCGACCCAGCGCTACTAAGACCTGGTAGATTGGACAGACACATCTATGTAGCACCACCAACTTACGACGCCAGATTACAGATTTTAAAGAACAATACTAAAAACTTTCAGGTGGAGAAAGCAAACATTGATCTGGAAGAACTTGCAAGAAGAACAGATGGTTGCTCAGGTGCAGAAGTTGTGCTATTATGCCAAGAGGCTGGTTTAGCAGCAATAATGGAAAATATAGACACTGATTTTGTAACGCCAGAACATTTTGAGAAAGCATTACAGGGAATTGCCAGGGGCATCACACCAGAAATGTTGGAATACTACCAAGAGTTTGCATCTCGTAGCGGTGCTTCGATTTAGGTAGACTGACTGCAATCATCAAAAGAGTGCCACACCACACTAGCTGCATAACTACTTACATATTTAGTATACATATAAACAGAAAATACCCAAATACACAAATTTCTCGTATTTAACTAACCACTTTCTGTACACTTCACTGATCTTATTAGTTTAGCAACCCATAACATTCAAAGGGCATCCATCTTGTAACACCAACAATTTCTCTTAGATACAGCTTTAAGTGATGCCGAcatattgaataattcaaGGGCACTTCGAAAAAAGTGTACATTATAAAAAGATGCAATTGATAGAAGCTAaatacatttttaattgaatatatagtGAATCTTGAGTTGAGAATGGACATCGACTTTGTTTTGGTGTTTTGGAAAGTTATATAACAGAAGAATTTACGTTTGTTTGGTTATAATAggataaaataataatgaatctgAGTAGCAACATTAGATCATTTTCGAAAGTCGTTAAAAGGAGACTATATAATACTCTTTCAGGGTTCAATTCACAAGGGCAGTTATTAGTTGTTCAAGATAATGTTCTTCCTTATCTAAACTCTTTGCTTACGTTTTCTGAGTTGACTGAGAATACAAGGGTGCAGAAGATAGTAACGATAAAGAATAATGTGGGAAATGATATAACAGATGTATTATCTGCTGTTCCAGGATTGGATTTGCTGTTTTTAATTGACATTAGATTGGAACTGAAATTAAATAGTGATTTGCATGCTTATTTAAAACTCAATAATTTACCAATtgttaatgttatttttgtCTCATGGGAAActcaaaattcaaataatctATTATCGattgaaattaatgaaGAGGTCAAAATACACCATTTTATTGAACAGCAACTATTAGAAACTACTCCTGCATCACAAATTAACCTTAAACCATGGGAAATTTTACCAATTCCAcatattgatgataatttattgatatgTGATGTATTGTTCAATGACAAAAATGAAAGTTTATATACTCCCAAAATATCTTCTATGAATAAGGCAACTAAGAATATCTTAAAGGATAATATGATCAATGCACTTCAATCAATTCTGAAACAGACTAACACAAACATTACACATTCAGTTGCATTTGGTGATCTTTCGAAAAGCAtggtatatattttaaagcaGCGTATTGAAAGCCAAAGAGACACAACAGATGAATTCATAGTTGAAACTTTATATTCTGGAaataatagtttaattGAAACAGATTTGCTGATTTTTGAAAGATCCATTGATCCCTTGACCCCATTACTAACTCAATTAACTTATTCGGGGATAATCGAcgatatatatagtttaGGATCAGATGGTAAAATTAAAGGTAAGGACATTAAATTTGACTACATCAAGGATTCTAATTGGCAGAACTTAAAGTTTTCCAATTTTGGTACTCTAGGCCCTATGCTAAACAAATTAGCTAAGGATCTACAGGCACAATATGACTCAAGACATCAAGCTGAAACGGTAGGtgaaattaagaaatttgTTGATTCATTAGGTTCATTGCAAGAACAGCAAAAATATCTAAAAGAGCATACTAATTTATGTTCTGAAGTCTTAGATGATGTCGAGAAtaatgaaactttaaaCTTTAAAAAGCTTTTAGACCTAGAACAggatattttattaaataatatagatCACTCAAACAGCTGTGAGGttattttagaaataatatatgaaaatTCAGTCAATAGAAAACATATTATTAGGCTGTTATGTATTATTTCATTGTGCCATGGAGGTATTAAAGATAGTTATTATTCAACAATAAAATCTGAACTTATTGACACATATGGTATAGAAATTTGCTTTTTACTCGAAAAACTTGCAGAGACAGGTTTATTTGTTAGTAAATCACAACTTACTaatgcaaaaaaatatccacaattatttaataataactctGATGTCAAGGCACTATGGAATAAAGAGTacaaattaatatcaaCCATTTTTGACACATTTCCAGATGATGGTAATGATGCGTTAGTTGACATCTCAGAACAAATTCTTCAGTCGAATGAACCCACCTTTGCATACTGCGGTGTCGTTCCATTATTTTATAGACTTATTCAAATGTTACATGACAGAACAACCTTGAGCAAATCGTATTCCTCCCATCAACCATTCATGGTGTCTGAAATTCCAAATTTAGCAAAGAcagatgaattattagagCAAGTATACGGTAATTCGAATATTGCAGAGTCAATTATTTGGAATCCTGTAACTAAAGAAATAACAAAACCattaaagaagaacaacaataaaaaagGGCATTATAACATTTCAATTTTAGTTTTCATTGGTGGTATTTCCTATTCTGAAGTTGCAGTCATTAAACTTTTACAAGAGAAGATAAAAGCAAAAGGTATTTCtaaaagatttattattataacaGACGGTATCATCAACGGCGAGAGGTATATAAATTGCTTAGATGTTTGAGAaactttgaataaaatatgtttatctgattttttattattatcacttTCTTGAAAACTTGCTTAATACTTGCTGGGAAGAGgcatttc
The sequence above is drawn from the Tetrapisispora phaffii CBS 4417 chromosome 2, complete genome genome and encodes:
- the VPS33 gene encoding tethering complex ATP-binding subunit VPS33 (similar to Saccharomyces cerevisiae VPS33 (YLR396C); ancestral locus Anc_4.258) codes for the protein MNLSSNIRSFSKVVKRRLYNTLSGFNSQGQLLVVQDNVLPYLNSLLTFSELTENTRVQKIVTIKNNVGNDITDVLSAVPGLDLLFLIDIRLELKLNSDLHAYLKLNNLPIVNVIFVSWETQNSNNLLSIEINEEVKIHHFIEQQLLETTPASQINLKPWEILPIPHIDDNLLICDVLFNDKNESLYTPKISSMNKATKNILKDNMINALQSILKQTNTNITHSVAFGDLSKSMVYILKQRIESQRDTTDEFIVETLYSGNNSLIETDLLIFERSIDPLTPLLTQLTYSGIIDDIYSLGSDGKIKGKDIKFDYIKDSNWQNLKFSNFGTLGPMLNKLAKDLQAQYDSRHQAETVGEIKKFVDSLGSLQEQQKYLKEHTNLCSEVLDDVENNETLNFKKLLDLEQDILLNNIDHSNSCEVILEIIYENSVNRKHIIRLLCIISLCHGGIKDSYYSTIKSELIDTYGIEICFLLEKLAETGLFVSKSQLTNAKKYPQLFNNNSDVKALWNKEYKLISTIFDTFPDDGNDALVDISEQILQSNEPTFAYCGVVPLFYRLIQMLHDRTTLSKSYSSHQPFMVSEIPNLAKTDELLEQVYGNSNIAESIIWNPVTKEITKPLKKNNNKKGHYNISILVFIGGISYSEVAVIKLLQEKIKAKGISKRFIIITDGIINGERYINCLDV